A DNA window from Streptomyces sp. 71268 contains the following coding sequences:
- the hemE gene encoding uroporphyrinogen decarboxylase, which translates to MSANSQPTSQQQTGRTAAYDSAFLRACRREPVPHTPVWFMRQAGRSLPEYRKVREGTAMLESCMRPDLVTEITMQPVRRHGVDAAIYFSDIVVPLKAIGIDLDIKPGVGPVVEKPIRSRADLEQLRPLTPDDVKYVTEAMGMLVGELGSTPLIGFAGAPFTLASYLVEGGPSRNHEHTKALMYGDPELWADLLDRLADITAAFLTVQIEAGASAVQLFDSWVGALAPADYRRSVMPASAKVFDAVAGFGVPRIHFGVGTGELLPLLGEAGADVVGVDWRVPLDEARRRVGPGKALQGNLDPAVLFAPRSAVEAAADEVLAAARDLEGHVFNLGHGVLPTTDPDALTRLVAHVHERTSR; encoded by the coding sequence ATGAGCGCCAACTCCCAGCCGACGAGCCAGCAGCAGACCGGCCGCACCGCGGCCTACGACTCCGCGTTCCTGCGGGCCTGCCGGAGGGAGCCGGTGCCGCACACGCCGGTGTGGTTCATGCGCCAGGCGGGACGCTCGCTGCCCGAGTACCGGAAGGTCCGCGAGGGCACCGCCATGCTGGAGTCCTGCATGCGGCCCGACCTGGTCACGGAGATCACGATGCAGCCGGTGCGCCGGCACGGGGTGGACGCCGCGATCTACTTCAGCGACATCGTGGTGCCGCTGAAGGCCATCGGCATCGACCTCGACATCAAGCCGGGGGTCGGCCCCGTGGTCGAGAAGCCCATCCGCTCCCGGGCGGATCTCGAACAACTTCGGCCACTCACGCCCGACGATGTGAAGTACGTCACTGAGGCCATGGGGATGCTCGTCGGCGAGCTGGGCAGCACCCCGCTGATCGGCTTCGCGGGCGCCCCGTTCACGCTCGCCAGCTACCTCGTGGAGGGCGGTCCGTCCCGTAACCACGAGCACACCAAGGCGCTCATGTACGGCGACCCCGAGCTGTGGGCCGACCTGCTCGACCGGCTCGCCGACATCACGGCCGCGTTCCTCACCGTGCAGATCGAGGCGGGCGCCAGCGCCGTGCAGCTCTTCGACTCCTGGGTGGGCGCCCTGGCCCCCGCGGACTACCGGCGCTCGGTCATGCCCGCGTCGGCCAAGGTCTTCGACGCGGTGGCCGGCTTCGGCGTGCCCCGCATCCACTTCGGCGTGGGCACCGGTGAGCTGCTGCCGCTGCTCGGCGAGGCGGGCGCGGACGTGGTGGGCGTGGACTGGCGGGTCCCGCTGGACGAGGCGCGCCGCCGGGTCGGCCCGGGCAAGGCGTTGCAGGGCAACCTCGACCCCGCCGTGCTGTTCGCGCCGCGGTCAGCGGTGGAGGCCGCGGCGGACGAGGTGCTGGCGGCGGCCCGTGACCTGGAGGGTCACGTGTTCAACCTGGGCCACGGCGTGCTGCCGACCACCGACCCGGACGCGCTGACCCGCCTGGTGGCCCACGTCCACGAGCGGACCAGCCGCTAG